A genomic window from Methanomassiliicoccales archaeon includes:
- a CDS encoding DUF5320 domain-containing protein, protein MPGGDGTGPLGLGPLTGRRAGYCAGFPVPGYANPYVPPAWFYFQAVPPRYWRFGRMFRGGFGRRWACRWMMYYPTIW, encoded by the coding sequence GTGCCTGGCGGCGATGGAACAGGTCCCCTTGGACTTGGGCCATTGACTGGCCGAAGAGCGGGATATTGCGCTGGATTCCCGGTACCTGGATATGCAAATCCCTACGTGCCTCCTGCCTGGTTTTATTTCCAGGCAGTCCCGCCACGGTACTGGCGATTCGGGCGCATGTTCCGCGGTGGATTCGGTCGGCGATGGGCGTGCCGGTGGATGATGTATTATCCCACAATTTGGTGA
- a CDS encoding cupin domain-containing protein, which yields MAFKCVDHRDVKQEDVKEEGAKGAKIRWLITKEDGAEKFAMRHFEVAVSGSSPLHQHPYEHEVFVLKGKCEIFCGGKTETVGEGGVIFVPPNVVHQFRNVGQTTLEFLCMIPYTD from the coding sequence ATGGCATTCAAGTGTGTCGATCACAGAGATGTAAAACAAGAGGACGTCAAGGAAGAGGGTGCGAAAGGTGCAAAGATCCGTTGGTTGATCACAAAGGAAGACGGCGCTGAGAAATTTGCGATGAGGCATTTCGAAGTCGCAGTTTCAGGAAGTTCCCCGTTGCACCAGCATCCATATGAACATGAAGTTTTTGTGCTCAAAGGAAAGTGTGAGATTTTCTGCGGTGGAAAAACGGAGACGGTTGGAGAGGGTGGAGTCATATTCGTTCCGCCAAACGTGGTCCACCAATTCAGAAATGTAGGTCAAACGACTCTCGAATTCCTCTGCATGATTCCCTACACAGACTGA
- a CDS encoding AAA family ATPase has translation MKEITIISGKGGTGKTTITAAFASLAKNSVMADCDVDAPDLHIILDPRIKQRLPFYGMKVALRDETKCTKCGECRKYCRFDAIDEHLNIVDEMCEGCGVCQYVCREKAIGLLDRISGSIIVSETRFGPFVHGELKIAEEASGKLVTLVKKKAREVAIEKGMDLIIIDGPPGIGCPAIAAISGSDLVLAVTEPTVSGAHDLARVLNLTDHFGIETVVCINKSSINPDNANKIREFCESQGLDVVGELPYDNCATKAMVAGMTLIEYTDCPISNEIRGMWTKIENRLKIGDRG, from the coding sequence ATGAAAGAGATCACGATCATCAGCGGAAAAGGAGGAACTGGAAAGACCACGATCACTGCTGCCTTCGCTTCGCTCGCGAAGAACAGCGTTATGGCTGATTGCGACGTCGATGCCCCAGATCTCCACATCATTCTCGATCCAAGAATCAAGCAACGTCTTCCTTTCTACGGCATGAAAGTCGCCTTAAGAGACGAAACGAAATGCACTAAATGTGGCGAGTGTCGAAAATACTGTAGATTCGATGCAATCGATGAACACCTCAACATCGTTGATGAAATGTGCGAAGGTTGTGGAGTCTGCCAGTATGTTTGCCGCGAAAAGGCGATCGGACTGCTCGACAGAATATCAGGTTCAATTATCGTCTCCGAAACAAGATTCGGACCGTTCGTTCACGGCGAGCTGAAAATCGCAGAGGAAGCTTCAGGCAAACTCGTAACACTTGTAAAAAAGAAGGCCAGGGAAGTAGCAATAGAAAAAGGGATGGATCTGATCATTATTGATGGTCCGCCTGGTATCGGCTGTCCTGCAATCGCTGCGATTTCTGGATCGGATCTTGTGCTCGCTGTCACAGAACCTACGGTCTCAGGCGCTCACGACCTCGCGCGCGTCCTTAATTTGACAGATCATTTCGGGATCGAGACGGTCGTGTGCATCAATAAGTCGTCGATAAACCCCGATAATGCGAATAAGATAAGAGAATTCTGTGAAAGCCAGGGTCTCGATGTTGTCGGAGAATTGCCCTACGATAATTGTGCAACGAAGGCGATGGTCGCAGGTATGACTTTAATCGAATACACCGATTGCCCCATATCAAATGAAATAAGGGGCATGTGGACGAAGATTGAGAATAGACTCAAGATTGGAGACCGCGGATAA
- a CDS encoding ATP-binding protein has translation MKIVIASGKGGTGKTTVAVNLAFSLPECTLVDCDVEEPNCALFLPMNLERIEDVVTRTPKFDLTKCTYCGRCADFCQFHAIAVIKSKTLLFYENLCHGCGGCKLICPTGAISEGTRKIGEIHHGMTDNIDLFVGKIDVGEPMATPVIKKVKSIALKGSRKPRIFDSPPGVACPAIEAMRGADFCILVTEPTPFGLYDLKLAVGVTRRLRIPCGVVVNREGIGDDRIDRYCAIEKIPILMKIKESQEIAELYSNGIPFTKRLVGYRRLFLNLYKSIEELVPGSERTDKS, from the coding sequence ATGAAAATCGTCATCGCAAGTGGGAAAGGCGGAACCGGTAAAACTACGGTCGCTGTCAACCTCGCATTTAGTTTACCAGAATGTACCCTCGTTGACTGCGATGTGGAGGAGCCAAACTGCGCGTTGTTTCTCCCAATGAATTTGGAAAGGATCGAGGACGTTGTCACAAGAACACCAAAGTTCGATCTCACGAAGTGTACTTACTGCGGCCGGTGCGCTGACTTCTGCCAGTTTCATGCGATCGCAGTGATCAAATCCAAAACCCTTCTTTTTTATGAGAACCTTTGCCACGGTTGTGGAGGATGCAAACTCATTTGTCCAACTGGCGCTATTTCGGAGGGTACCAGAAAGATTGGCGAGATCCATCATGGTATGACTGATAATATCGACTTATTCGTCGGTAAGATCGATGTTGGAGAGCCGATGGCGACTCCTGTGATCAAAAAAGTCAAATCAATTGCTTTAAAAGGATCAAGGAAGCCCAGGATTTTTGATTCTCCACCAGGTGTTGCCTGTCCGGCCATAGAGGCAATGCGGGGTGCAGATTTTTGCATTCTTGTAACGGAACCGACGCCATTTGGCTTGTACGACCTGAAGCTCGCTGTTGGTGTCACGAGAAGGCTCCGGATTCCATGCGGCGTCGTGGTGAATAGGGAAGGAATAGGTGATGACCGAATCGACAGATATTGTGCAATTGAGAAGATTCCGATTCTTATGAAGATCAAGGAGAGCCAAGAGATCGCAGAATTGTATTCAAACGGCATCCCTTTCACAAAGAGATTGGTGGGATACAGACGGTTGTTCCTCAATCTGTACAAATCGATCGAGGAATTGGTTCCAGGGTCAGAAAGGACGGATAAATCATAG